CAGGCCAAGGCGGGCACGCCGCCTTCGCCCGCGCTCCAGCAGGCGGCACAGCGCGTCGAGCAGGTCGAGCAGCAGGCGCAGGCGCTCAACCAGCAGATCAACCAGGCGGCGGCTTATGTGCGCCAGCAGATCCTTGATCATGTCCGCCCGATCGCCGAGCAGATGCGCGCCGAGCGCAAGGCTTCCGTGGTGATCTCGAAGAGCGCGGCGCTGGCGAGCGATCCCAATGCCGACATCACCAGCACGCTGATCCAGCGCCTCAACAGCAGCTTCCCGCAGCCGAGCATCACCCCGCCGCAGCAGCCGGCGCCGGCCGCTCCGGCCAGGTAAGACGCGTCCTTTCGTTCATCGCCCGATCATGCCGCGCGGCCCAGGTGCCGTGCGGCACGATCCGCCTGGCTTCGGGACTCCCTGAACGGGCGCCTTGCTGCTAGGCGGGCGCCTGTCACGCGATCGTCATCTGAAGGCTGGGGTTGATGGGCCAGGCACAAGGCCGGCATTACGGAATGGACTGGTTGCGGATCGGGGCGTTCCAGCTGCTGATCCTGTATCACGTCGGCATGGCTTTCGTGCCGTGGGACTTTCAGGTGAAGGTCGCCCAGCCGCCGGTGGCTTCGGCGACGGCGTTGATGATGCTGACCAGCCCCTGGCGGCTCTCCTTGCTGTTCGCGGTGTCCGGCTATGCGAGCGCGGCGCTGTTCGCGCGGGAGACGAGCGGGGTGGGAGCGTTCCTCAAATCCCGCCTTGCGCGGCTCGGCATTCCGCTGCTGTTCGGCATGGCGGTGCTGGTGACGCCGCAGCCATGGATCTGGCTGATCACCCATTATGGCTACCAGGCGAGCTTCGGTCACTTCCTGCTGCACGATTATTACAGTTTCCGATCGATCGATGGCGTCATCGTGCCGACTTGGATGCACCTGTGGTTCGTCGCTTATCTGATCTGCTACACCTTGCTGCTGTGCCTGCTATTGCTGCTGCCGGAGCGGCTGTGCGAGGCCGGGCGCTGGCTGGCGGAGCGACTTCTGGGTGGTCCGCTGCTCCTCCCGCTGGGCGTCGCCTTCGTCTATTATGCGCGCGCTTCCTTCGATGCGGGGTGGGAGGACAATCACCTGCTGCTCACCGATTGGAGCGCGCACGCCCACTATCTGCCGATGTTCCTGTTCGGGTACATGCTGCGGGGGTCCGAGCCGATCCGGGCCGCGATCGCCCGCTGGTGGCCGGTCGCTGTGGTACTGGCCGTCGCAGGCTATGCGGTACTCGCGTGGTTCGAGCTGCGCTTCGGCCTGACGATCGCGCCGCGCCGCTTCTGGGCGCTGCACGGCTGGGCACAGTCGGCGGAGGCGTGGGGCGCGATGATCGCGCTGATCGGTATCGCCGACCGCTTCTGGAACGTCGATCATCGCTGGCGGCCGATGCTGGCCGAAGCGGTGTTCCCCTTCTACCTGATCCACCAGACGATCATCATCGTCGTCGGCTACGGGCTGATGGGGTCGGGGATCGCGCCGCTGCCGGCCTTCCTGCTGCTTGTCGCGGCGACGATGGCGGGATGCTGGGGCTTCTATCTGGCCGGGCGCGAGGTGCGCTGGCTCCGCCCGCTGATCGGGTTGAAGGCGGGGCCGCGTAACCCGCCGGTTCCGGTCGCGCGGCCAGCCATCTAGCGAAAGCGGCGGTCGAGGGCCCCGACCGCCGTCGCCGGTGCAGATCAGACCCGGCCGAGCAGGACCAGAATGATCAGGATGATCAGGATGAGGCCGAGGCCGCCCGACGGGCCGTAGCCCCAGCCGCGGCTATAGCCCCAGCTCGGCAGCGAGCCGACCAGCATGAGGATCAGAATGATGATCAGAATCGTGCCGAGCATGTCGCCCTACTCCTATATATTTGTATCGGCGCGGAAACGGCCGGCGAGGCGATCCGGTTCCTCATGGCTCTGCAAGATGCAGGGATTGCAGCGGAAATCGCTTGCAGCGGCGTCCATCGGCCATCATCGCCTATGGCCATGCTGAAACGCGCTCTCCTCGCCTGTCTGTCGCTCGCGCTTGTCGCTGCCGCGTCGCCCCGGCCGGTGCGCGTCGAGATCAGGACGGACATCGGGCCGATCGTCGTCGAGGTCGATACCCGCCACGCGCCGGTGACGGCAGGCAATTTCCTCGCTTATGTCGATCAGCATCGCTTCGACCAGATGACCTTCTACCGCGCCGCCCGCGCCGACCAGCGACCGAAGGAGGGCTTCGTGCAGGGCGGCACCAACAACATGATGACCCGCGTGCTGAAGCCGATCCGGCACGAGCCGACCAGCGTCACCGGGCTGCACCATGTCGACGGCACGCTGTCGATGGCGCGTGACGATCCGGGCACCGCGACGGGGGACTTCTTCATCGTGGTCGGCGATGGCCGCTATCTCGATGCGACGCGCAAGGATCTCGGCTACGCCGCCTTCGGCCATGTCGTGAGCGGGATGCCGCTGGTGCGCCGGATGCTGGCGGCGAAGACCTATCCGGGCGGCTGGTCGAAGGAGACGGCGGGGCAGCAGATGGTGAAGCCGGTCCGCATCCTCTCGGCGCGGCGGGTGCCTTAGGCGCCTGTCCTAGTCCTTCGGTATCTGCCACCGCACCGTCTGGTTCTGCACTTCGCTGATCGGC
This genomic stretch from Sphingomonas oryzagri harbors:
- a CDS encoding OmpH family outer membrane protein; its protein translation is MGKLFKSLMCAAMVSGVAMPAMAASDPTVLVVDFDQLLSNSAAAQSGTTQLRAKYDPQTASTRTAYTSAVQAYNTQAAAAKQAKAGTPPSPALQQAAQRVEQVEQQAQALNQQINQAAAYVRQQILDHVRPIAEQMRAERKASVVISKSAALASDPNADITSTLIQRLNSSFPQPSITPPQQPAPAAPAR
- a CDS encoding acyltransferase family protein, with protein sequence MGQAQGRHYGMDWLRIGAFQLLILYHVGMAFVPWDFQVKVAQPPVASATALMMLTSPWRLSLLFAVSGYASAALFARETSGVGAFLKSRLARLGIPLLFGMAVLVTPQPWIWLITHYGYQASFGHFLLHDYYSFRSIDGVIVPTWMHLWFVAYLICYTLLLCLLLLLPERLCEAGRWLAERLLGGPLLLPLGVAFVYYARASFDAGWEDNHLLLTDWSAHAHYLPMFLFGYMLRGSEPIRAAIARWWPVAVVLAVAGYAVLAWFELRFGLTIAPRRFWALHGWAQSAEAWGAMIALIGIADRFWNVDHRWRPMLAEAVFPFYLIHQTIIIVVGYGLMGSGIAPLPAFLLLVAATMAGCWGFYLAGREVRWLRPLIGLKAGPRNPPVPVARPAI
- a CDS encoding DUF3309 family protein; the protein is MLGTILIIILILMLVGSLPSWGYSRGWGYGPSGGLGLILIILIILVLLGRV
- a CDS encoding peptidylprolyl isomerase, giving the protein MLKRALLACLSLALVAAASPRPVRVEIRTDIGPIVVEVDTRHAPVTAGNFLAYVDQHRFDQMTFYRAARADQRPKEGFVQGGTNNMMTRVLKPIRHEPTSVTGLHHVDGTLSMARDDPGTATGDFFIVVGDGRYLDATRKDLGYAAFGHVVSGMPLVRRMLAAKTYPGGWSKETAGQQMVKPVRILSARRVP